One segment of Syntrophales bacterium DNA contains the following:
- a CDS encoding DegT/DnrJ/EryC1/StrS family aminotransferase yields the protein MNIPLSRPELTQEDIDAVVAVLKTPNLSLGPKIREFEELMARFVGCKYSVAVNSGTSGLHLSMIASGIKSGDEVITTPFSFIASANCILYVGAKPVFVDIDPVTLNIDPRKIEEKISEKTKAILPVHVFGIPCNMFEIVKIANKYRLKIIEDACEAIGAECKGKKVGTFGLASVFAFYPNKQLTTGEGGIVVTNNEKVADLMKSLRNQGRKNNGKWLSHERIGYNYRLSDIHAALGISQLKRIDDILKRRQKVASFYIKHLSHVEEIELPPTPKQVKVSWFVFVIRLKYKFKKNHRDKIIGYLRERGIECGNYFPPIHLQPFYKKIFGFRKGNYPITESVAERTIALPFYNFLSEKEVRYVCENLKKAILSLK from the coding sequence ATGAATATACCACTTTCTCGTCCAGAGCTAACTCAGGAAGATATAGATGCAGTAGTTGCTGTTCTTAAAACACCCAACCTTAGTCTTGGCCCTAAGATTAGGGAGTTTGAGGAGTTGATGGCCCGATTCGTGGGCTGCAAATATTCAGTAGCGGTGAATAGCGGTACTTCCGGCCTACATCTGTCTATGATAGCCAGCGGGATTAAAAGTGGTGATGAAGTTATTACCACCCCCTTCAGTTTCATTGCCTCAGCCAATTGCATTCTCTACGTTGGAGCTAAACCTGTTTTCGTTGATATCGACCCTGTAACGCTTAATATCGATCCCAGAAAGATAGAAGAAAAAATATCGGAGAAGACAAAGGCGATTTTGCCTGTTCATGTCTTTGGAATACCCTGCAATATGTTCGAGATAGTAAAAATAGCAAATAAATACAGATTAAAGATAATAGAAGATGCGTGCGAGGCAATTGGAGCTGAATGCAAGGGGAAAAAGGTGGGAACTTTTGGGTTGGCCAGTGTGTTTGCCTTTTATCCCAACAAACAACTAACAACCGGAGAAGGGGGTATTGTTGTAACCAACAATGAAAAAGTGGCTGACCTAATGAAAAGCCTGAGAAATCAGGGAAGAAAAAACAACGGCAAATGGCTTTCTCACGAAAGGATAGGTTATAATTACCGGTTAAGCGATATACACGCTGCCCTCGGAATATCTCAGCTCAAAAGAATCGACGACATCTTGAAAAGAAGGCAGAAAGTGGCCTCATTTTATATTAAGCACCTATCTCATGTGGAGGAAATTGAATTACCACCCACGCCTAAACAAGTTAAAGTTTCATGGTTTGTTTTTGTCATCAGGCTAAAATATAAATTCAAGAAAAACCATCGTGACAAGATAATTGGTTACCTCAGAGAAAGGGGAATTGAATGCGGGAACTATTTTCCACCCATACATTTGCAACCATTTTATAAAAAAATATTCGGGTTTAGAAAAGGGAATTACCCCATCACAGAGTCGGTGGCAGAAAGGACTATCGCCCTACCTTTTTATAACTTTCTGAGCGAAAAAGAAGTGCGCTACGTTTGTGAGAACCTGAAGAAAGCCATTCTATCCCTTAAATGA
- a CDS encoding acetyltransferase yields MREEIIVVGGGGHAKVVIATALECGINVSIIVDDDPSKWGQNIFGIKIHGPILSVKEIRSPAIMAIGNNRTRENLVKELENLQWISIIHPRAYVHRTAKVGKGTIIFAGSVIQPDARIGDHCIINTGSTVDHDCSVGDFCHLAPGTHIAGGVTIGRGVFLGVGAKVVVGKKIGDWSIIGAGAVVLEDLPDRVMAAGVPAKIKESYRIDT; encoded by the coding sequence ATGAGAGAAGAAATTATCGTCGTGGGTGGAGGTGGGCATGCCAAAGTCGTTATCGCAACTGCTTTGGAATGTGGAATCAACGTTTCAATCATTGTCGACGACGACCCATCGAAATGGGGCCAAAACATATTTGGGATAAAAATCCATGGCCCTATTCTGTCGGTCAAGGAAATACGTTCTCCGGCCATTATGGCCATCGGCAATAATAGAACAAGGGAGAATCTGGTAAAGGAACTGGAAAATCTGCAATGGATATCCATAATTCATCCTCGGGCTTATGTTCATCGCACGGCCAAAGTTGGAAAGGGTACAATTATCTTTGCGGGATCGGTAATTCAGCCTGATGCAAGAATAGGAGATCACTGCATTATCAACACAGGCTCTACGGTGGATCACGATTGTTCCGTCGGCGATTTTTGTCATCTAGCGCCAGGTACCCATATTGCGGGTGGTGTTACCATTGGAAGGGGTGTCTTTCTTGGGGTAGGTGCTAAGGTGGTGGTGGGGAAAAAAATTGGTGATTGGTCTATTATCGGAGCGGGAGCGGTAGTTTTAGAAGACCTACCCGATCGAGTAATGGCAGCCGGTGTGCCGGCGAAGATAAAGGAAAGTTATAGAATAGATACATGA
- a CDS encoding sugar transferase — protein MNKQKILKRTFDLFFAILLFIFLSPAILSIALMVYLFMGKPVLFKQLRPGKHGKAFFLYKFRTMTDVRDEKGNLLPDSLRLTPLGKFLRKTSLDELPQLINVIKGELSFVGPRPLLMEYLPRYSPEQARRHEVKPGITGWAQIHGRNAITWEEKFKLDVWYVDNWSFWLDLKILWQTVIEVARQRGINAPGSDTMPEFVGSEKK, from the coding sequence ATGAATAAACAGAAAATTCTGAAAAGGACCTTTGATCTTTTCTTTGCCATATTATTATTTATTTTCCTTTCACCTGCAATACTGTCAATTGCCCTGATGGTGTATCTCTTTATGGGTAAACCAGTATTGTTTAAACAACTGAGACCCGGAAAACATGGAAAGGCATTCTTTCTCTATAAATTTCGCACCATGACTGATGTGAGAGACGAGAAAGGAAATCTCTTGCCAGACAGCTTACGGCTTACCCCATTGGGAAAGTTCCTGAGAAAAACGAGCCTGGACGAGCTTCCCCAACTGATAAATGTAATTAAGGGGGAGTTGAGTTTTGTAGGACCGAGACCTCTGCTTATGGAGTATCTCCCGCGCTATTCGCCAGAACAAGCGAGGCGACATGAGGTAAAACCGGGTATCACCGGCTGGGCACAAATACACGGAAGAAATGCCATAACTTGGGAGGAGAAATTCAAACTAGATGTATGGTACGTAGACAACTGGTCTTTTTGGCTCGATCTAAAGATCCTATGGCAGACGGTAATTGAAGTGGCAAGGCAAAGGGGAATCAACGCACCCGGTTCGGACACCATGCCAGAATTTGTTGGATCAGAAAAAAAATAA
- a CDS encoding glycosyltransferase family 4 protein codes for MKPPKKLCFVTAVPMTIEAFLLDLLKVLATKHNITVITGTEDPFFLVRHNLKNIQVIPIQIKRKISPFHDISALWHLYRTFKKHSFDLVHSFTPKAGLLTMIAGRLARIPIRIHTFTGQVWATKRGLKRWFLKKMDIVITLCATHVLADSTSQRIFIVKEGVSQPQKIGIIGNGSISGVDTDRFSPSAEVRKHVRQRLKIEFEAPVFLFLGRLNKEKGIFDLYEAFKKVAATYENAHLIIVGPDEEKVMEKIYKNARTYRDRIHYEGKTRTPELYMKASDCVCLPSYREGFGLVVIEAAACGIPAIGTRIYGIVDAIEEKETGLLHTPGDVDELSHHMEWMILHQEERQLMGQKARERVKKLFSKENIISVSLDFYEKVISQNE; via the coding sequence ATGAAGCCCCCAAAAAAACTTTGTTTCGTAACTGCTGTTCCCATGACCATAGAAGCGTTTTTGTTAGATCTTTTGAAAGTTTTAGCCACAAAACACAACATAACTGTAATAACTGGAACCGAAGATCCTTTTTTTCTCGTTCGTCATAACCTCAAAAATATACAAGTTATCCCCATACAAATCAAACGGAAAATATCGCCATTCCATGACATAAGTGCACTATGGCATTTATACAGGACATTCAAGAAGCATTCCTTTGACCTTGTTCATTCCTTTACCCCTAAAGCAGGGCTACTTACGATGATTGCTGGACGTTTAGCTCGAATACCAATTAGAATTCATACTTTCACCGGTCAGGTCTGGGCAACAAAACGCGGATTAAAAAGATGGTTTTTAAAAAAAATGGACATAGTCATAACCCTCTGTGCAACTCACGTTCTGGCGGATAGCACATCCCAGCGCATATTCATCGTGAAAGAAGGGGTTTCTCAACCCCAAAAGATAGGAATCATCGGCAATGGTTCAATCAGCGGTGTTGACACAGATAGATTTTCGCCTAGCGCAGAGGTAAGAAAACACGTAAGACAGAGACTAAAGATAGAATTTGAGGCGCCGGTCTTCCTTTTCCTTGGGCGGTTAAATAAGGAAAAGGGTATCTTCGATCTTTATGAAGCGTTTAAAAAAGTGGCTGCCACTTACGAAAATGCCCATTTGATCATCGTGGGACCAGACGAAGAGAAAGTAATGGAAAAGATATATAAAAACGCGAGAACTTATAGAGATAGAATTCACTACGAAGGCAAAACAAGAACACCCGAACTCTACATGAAGGCTTCCGATTGCGTGTGTCTACCAAGCTATCGGGAAGGATTCGGTTTGGTCGTAATCGAGGCGGCCGCTTGTGGAATCCCCGCCATTGGTACCAGAATTTATGGCATCGTAGATGCCATCGAAGAAAAGGAAACCGGTCTTCTCCATACTCCTGGGGATGTGGATGAACTCTCCCATCACATGGAATGGATGATTTTACATCAAGAAGAAAGGCAACTTATGGGCCAAAAGGCAAGAGAGAGGGTAAAAAAGCTCTTTTCGAAGGAAAATATAATTTCTGTTTCTTTGGACTTTTATGAAAAAGTCATTAGCCAAAATGAATAA